In Bacillus thuringiensis, the DNA window GAAGTGAAGGGATGATTGCAGAAGATATCCCTGTATGTATTGTATATGAAGATGATGCAGTTCTTGTCATAAACAAAGAGGCGAACATGTCAACGATTCCGTCTAGAGAACATCCGGTAGGGAGTGTTGCAAATGCGCTCTTATCTCATTATGATAAGCAGCATCTTGCAAGTACGGTGCACATCGTAACAAGATTAGATCGTGATACTTCAGGGCTTATGCTTATTGCAAAAAATCGTTTCGTGCATCATCTTTTATCGAAACAGCATCAACAAAAAGCTGTGAAAAGAACGTATGAAGCAATCGTTCATGGTGAGATGATTGAACGAGAAGGAACAATTGACGCACCGATTGGACGGAAATCGGATAGCATTATTGAGCGAATAGTTTGTGAAGATGGGCAAAGAGCAGTTACTCATTTTAGAGTGATGGATAGCGCCAATCATAAGACGCATGTATCACTTGAGCTTGAGACAGGAAGAACACATCAAATTCGTGTACATATGGCTCATATAGGCTACCCGTTACTTGGTGATGATTTATATGGAGGACGAAGAGATGTGATAAAACGTCAAGCACTTCATAGTACATCTTTGACGTTTTATCATCCTATTTTAGAGAAGGAAATGTCTTTCACTACAACGATTCCAAGCGATATGGAAGAGGTATTAAGACATACTTAAAAAGGGAACAAAATTCTTATGTAACGAAGAATTTTGTTCCCTTTTTTCTTAGCGGAATAATATTAAAATTTGATTTTCACCCGTACGCTTTATAACGAAAAATCCACTTTCGGATTTTGTAGCAATGCCATCGTTATTTGGACGACAATATCCATGCGTTTCGCAAGTGCCGTCATCACGTACTAACATTTGTCCAATTAATCCGACAGGAAGCCACTCGGTACGATCTTTTCTTGCTATATATTTGCAAGTTGGATCCCATTCTGTATTTAAAAGAGGTTGTATGTCTTGCGATTCCGTACGTACATACTGGCGTTTTCCAAAGTTATCTGTTTTATAGCGTTTTTGCCAACTTAAAGTACCGCTATTTCCTATAAGAGCGGGGGTTGCACTAGATATTCCTAAAATGAATGAATCGTTTGAAGTAGCAATCCGAATTTTTTCTTCGCTACTAAATGTAACGAAATAACCTACCTCAATAAGGTTATTGTCTGCTGTTTCAAACATTTGTGCAAAATCAGTTCCACTTGCATTGTAAGAAGCGCCATCAATATACATTTCCCCATTATGAGCAAGCCACTTTGCACCGATATTATGATCGGTTTCATTTGTGCCGTTTGCAATAAACCAAGAGTAAGATTCTTCTGCTGTGCCGAAGCGCCCCATAATATGGCTACCTGCAAAATGAGCTGTTGATGTATGATTACCTTCCGCATGAGAAGAGAATCCGTTAGCGATAGTCGCGGTTCCTTCTGCATGTGCTGCTTCGCCTAAAGCGATTGTATGTTTACCTTCCGCATGAGAATAAGAGCCGCCTGCGGTCGTTTCACTTCCTTCACTATGGGAACTATGTCCAGTTGCTTTTGTTTTTGATCCTTCTGCATGAGAGAAAGAAGCTTTTGCGTGTGTAAGAAGCCCTTCTGCATGTGAAGCTGTACCCTCTGCATTAGAGTGAAGCCCCTCTGCATGTGCATACCGCCCGCCTTTTTTTACTTTTTTATTTTCAGGTGTAGGGGTCTGAATGATGATCGTTTTTTCTGTTTGTATATCATGGGATGGTGCTAATGCTTCTTTAATTTTTTTTACTTGATTTATAATAGCAGCTGGAATTTCTGATCCCGCTTTTTTATTTATTTCTACAGGGATGTTTTCTTCTATGTTTTTCTCTGTTTGCTCAGAAGGCACAATCTGTTCAGTGTGAGTAGAGAGAGGTCTGTTTTTTTGTTGCATCTTTGTTTTTCTATTATCAATAATGCGGCTCATTACAGCATTTTCTAAAGAGACATATTTTGGTCTAGCTTTGTTTTTGGGGGAAGCCTCTTGTCCTTCCAGTTCTTCTAAAGCTGCAGATCGAATGCTGCACCAGTTGTTAATTCCGTACATGGGCAGATAAAAAGGCGGGCATTTTCTTTTTTGTTTAGAAGATTTTTTCTTCATTCTGTCACCTCCTGCGACAGTATATGCTGTGTAATGAAAAAAAGATGCACTTTATTGCATCTTTTTTTCATTGCTTTACCCAGTTTTTATAGGAGAGCCATCTAAACGATACGGTAATCCTCGTAATTTTAATAAGGGTAGTTATGAAATTGGGCGGAATTTCTCAGGGACAAAAGGTAGAGAGGAAGGGACGGAAACAGTCTCCATTTCAGGATAACGTAGTCCGGTTAATTTGCCGCCAAATACAGCACCAGTGTCAATATTGACTGTATGATTTACAAAGCGAGGTTCTTTTACTGGTGTATGTCCATATACAATCCAAGATTGTCCTTTATATTCCTTCGCCCAGTCGCGACGGACAGGAGAGCCGTCAGCATGTTTTTCTCCTGTAATATCGCCATATAGTACAAAGGTTTGTACTTTTTTATCTTGTCTTCCTATGTAATCTTGTCGAATTCCGGCGTGACATACAATTAACCTTTTTTCATCGAGTACGTGATATAAAGGGGATTGCTCATAAAGTGTGATGAATTTTTCTTTTATAATATTTTGTTTATGAGAAGGAAGTGCCTCATATTCGGCAACAGTTGTTTCGAGCCCGTGAGCGATTGATACGTTACGCCCAAGGAAAAATCGGTATAGTTTATTACAGTGATTTCCGGGAGCGTAATAAGCTACTTTTTTATGTATGACAAGTTCCCATACAATTTCAATCATACGTAATGAATGAGGGCCGCGATCTGTAATATCGCCAACAAATGCAAGGTTACGTTGGTCAGGATGAATCGGCAGGTCGCTATTCCAGTTATATCCGAGTTTCGTCGTTAAATCCTGAAACTCTTGAAAGCATCCATGAATATCCCCTATAATGTCATATTTCATATTTAAACCTCCACCATATTTTTCATTAGTATATCTAAAAAAGGATAGAGATAAAAATATACTGTTTTTGTATTTTATTTAAACATAAAAATTTTCGTTCTTGAGCGAACGTTTAAAACAAATCCAATCGCTATCATGTATGTGAGTAAGGAACTTCCTCCATAGCTCATAAGGGGTAATGTGATTCCTGTAATAGGTAGTAATCCGATGGTCATCCCGATATTTTGAAATACTTGAAAAGTAAACATTCCGATTGTACCAGCGCAGATGTAACTACCGAAAGGATCATTACTTTCTAAAGCGATATGAATCATGCGGAAAATAAGTAGGAAAAAAAGTGAAATAATGGCACTTGCGCCTAAAAAGCCGAATTGCTCAGCGACATTAGTGAAAATAAAATCTGTATGTGGTTCTGGAAAGTATACTTGTCCATGTTCCCAACCTTTTCCTTGCATTTCTCCGGATCCAGTAGCTAAAAAAGCTTGTCTTAATTGATAGCCTTGCGCATCATATTTGTATGGAGCTAACCAGCCGTAAAAGCGATTTAGTTGATATTCTTGTAAAATGTGTGCTTTAAAGAATTTTGTATGAGTAAAAAAAATATAAGTTAATGTAAAACTGGCAGCAAAAATGACAGAAACTAATCCGAAAATAAAACGCCAACGTATACCAGAAACTAATATCATTGCTGCGAGCATAGCTGAAATTACCATCGTGTTTCCTAAATCAGGTTCCTTTGCAATAAGTAGCAGAGGTGGCAAACTTGTTGCACATATTTTTCCGAGTAACAAAAAATCGTCGTGTATTGTTCGGAAAAAATATTTCTCATTGTGATTTGCTATAATTCGTCCGGTGACGAGAATTAAAAACAATTTCATAATTTCAGAAGGCTGGAAATTTCCGATGCCTGGGAGCATGTACCAAGCTGTAGCACCTTTAATTGTGACGGCACCTGGTACTTGAAGTTCTAGTCCAATTAGTAGTACCAATGCAAAGCTATATAAATACCAAGCAATTTTTTGATAACGATCGAAATCAATAATCATAATGACACCAATGGCTATAAATCCAATGAAGTACCATTGGATTTGCTTTAGCACAAAATTTACGCTTTGCAAAAATGGTGGCAAAGAGGCTTGTGCGCTTGCAATTGCAAAGCAACTAACAGTCCCAATGGCAAATAAGATGAATAGTAATACGTAGTCTATTTGATATTGAGAATTTGGATCTTTCAATGTATGTATTCCTTTCTATCGCCTAGTAAGTATATGGATCATGTCATGATAAAAATAATATACAAGCAGACTATGCATACATTTATTCCACTATTTGTGGGAAGTCATACATAATAGGGAGGAATAGCGCCCCCCTTATTTTGCATTTAATTCTTTTATAACTATATTTAAACAGCGGGAAAGACGTATGTGTGCATCTGGAATGAGGTTGGGGTATTGTTTATAAAATTCAAATGCGCCTCTACACCATTCGTAGGCTTTTAGTAGGCTAGCTCTATAATCATTAAAATCTTGTAAGAACCCATATTTTTTTGAGGTTAAAACGAGCTGTGAAAAATCTTCAGACCCTTCAAGTAATTTATGGTGTACTTGCTGTCCGGCATGAAAACGAAATGAACTTAATGGCTCGGTAATATAAACTGCATCACCTTTTGAAAGTAAACTTATCCAAGAAGCCATATCTACACTGCAAGAATAACTCCTTTCATTTAATGTGCCAAATGGTTCTGTTAATAGTTGCTTTCGAAAGAGTACAGTCGTAGGTTCACCGATAATATTCTGTCCAGATAAAAGCATACGATTCCCAAAATCTACCCCACTTAGTAAAGTATTTTCGTTATACAATCTATTTATAGCGGGATGGTTTTCAATTAAATCTCCATTCTCATCAATCCAATTGCGATATGATGTGATAAGTGCGAGTTTTTGGTCTAAGTCTTGTTGGAAATAGAACATCATTTTTTTAATTTTATTACTGTGGAATATGTCATCGTCCATTAAGAAATTTATGTATTCTCCACTAGAGTGTTCTAAGAGCATGAGGTCATTATGAAATTGTCCTAAAGTAGTACTATTTCGGATATATGTTATATGGGAATAGTTTGGTAAATATTTTTCGTGCATTAATTTTTCTGTATCATCATTCGTACTATCGTCTCCTACAATAATTTCGATGTTTGGGTAATTTTGAGCAAGTGCACTTTCCAGGGCGATTGTGAAATAATGTGGTCGATTATAAGTGGGGATAAGTATGGAAACGAGAGGTAGATTCTTTTCACTTGTCATACGTAACTCCCTTTCAAAACCTTTTTTTTGCAAGAACAATATCTTGATAACTTGTATGTTCCTGTCGGCCGCACCATAAACCATAATGCGGTTTATGTATTACTTCTAAGCCGTATTTATTCAATAAAGTACAAATATCTGTTTCAGGATAAGCAACTGCGAAATTAGGAATATCCTTATTTACGACATAACAATTTTCAATTTGATGATAAAAACCTAATGTGCTTAGTCCAGCATTTAAATAATAGGATGATTCAGGATTTATTAAAAAGAACGTAATAAAGCATCTTCCGCCTTTTTTTAATACACGTACAATTTCAGATACGTAATGTTCTAATTCTTTTGGAAGAAGGTGCGTAAATACAGAAGTTAAAAAGATAAAATCGAATGTCCCGTCTTCATAAGGAAAACGATATTGAGAGGCATCTTCTTTTCCTTCTGGATTGTAAAATTGATTGTATATGTCAACATGTTTAAAATGAAAATTATTACGTATAGTTGAAATGTTATTTTGACACCAAGTAATGCCATCTTTAAACAAATCAAATCCATAATACGCTCCATCATCAGTTAAGTAATTCATTAATGGTACAGCCATTCGGCCAACGCCGCAGCCTACATCTAGTACTATTTCGTTCGATTTTAAAACACCGATTTTAACAAAGTGCTTCATGAACTCTTTTCCAACCTTTTCGAAGTCGCCACCTACATATTGGACGAGTTCAGGAGGGGGGAGTAAAGTCATTTCTTTGTCAAGTTCGCTCATGAGTATACCCCTTTCTTGTGTGAAAATATGCAGTAAACAGCACTTTTTTTATCCAGTTATTCACAGTAACTCTATTAATAAAATTTTCAATTTGTAGTGAGAGAAC includes these proteins:
- a CDS encoding FtsW/RodA/SpoVE family cell cycle protein, coding for MKDPNSQYQIDYVLLFILFAIGTVSCFAIASAQASLPPFLQSVNFVLKQIQWYFIGFIAIGVIMIIDFDRYQKIAWYLYSFALVLLIGLELQVPGAVTIKGATAWYMLPGIGNFQPSEIMKLFLILVTGRIIANHNEKYFFRTIHDDFLLLGKICATSLPPLLLIAKEPDLGNTMVISAMLAAMILVSGIRWRFIFGLVSVIFAASFTLTYIFFTHTKFFKAHILQEYQLNRFYGWLAPYKYDAQGYQLRQAFLATGSGEMQGKGWEHGQVYFPEPHTDFIFTNVAEQFGFLGASAIISLFFLLIFRMIHIALESNDPFGSYICAGTIGMFTFQVFQNIGMTIGLLPITGITLPLMSYGGSSLLTYMIAIGFVLNVRSRTKIFMFK
- a CDS encoding peptidase G2 autoproteolytic cleavage domain-containing protein, whose amino-acid sequence is MKKKSSKQKRKCPPFYLPMYGINNWCSIRSAALEELEGQEASPKNKARPKYVSLENAVMSRIIDNRKTKMQQKNRPLSTHTEQIVPSEQTEKNIEENIPVEINKKAGSEIPAAIINQVKKIKEALAPSHDIQTEKTIIIQTPTPENKKVKKGGRYAHAEGLHSNAEGTASHAEGLLTHAKASFSHAEGSKTKATGHSSHSEGSETTAGGSYSHAEGKHTIALGEAAHAEGTATIANGFSSHAEGNHTSTAHFAGSHIMGRFGTAEESYSWFIANGTNETDHNIGAKWLAHNGEMYIDGASYNASGTDFAQMFETADNNLIEVGYFVTFSSEEKIRIATSNDSFILGISSATPALIGNSGTLSWQKRYKTDNFGKRQYVRTESQDIQPLLNTEWDPTCKYIARKDRTEWLPVGLIGQMLVRDDGTCETHGYCRPNNDGIATKSESGFFVIKRTGENQILILFR
- a CDS encoding RluA family pseudouridine synthase codes for the protein MNRFTLKWDIGSAEEGTLVREFLKTKGISKAALTDIKFHGGAIEVNDQHASVRHQLQAGEQLRVFFPVEERSEGMIAEDIPVCIVYEDDAVLVINKEANMSTIPSREHPVGSVANALLSHYDKQHLASTVHIVTRLDRDTSGLMLIAKNRFVHHLLSKQHQQKAVKRTYEAIVHGEMIEREGTIDAPIGRKSDSIIERIVCEDGQRAVTHFRVMDSANHKTHVSLELETGRTHQIRVHMAHIGYPLLGDDLYGGRRDVIKRQALHSTSLTFYHPILEKEMSFTTTIPSDMEEVLRHT
- the prpE gene encoding bis(5'-nucleosyl)-tetraphosphatase PrpE is translated as MKYDIIGDIHGCFQEFQDLTTKLGYNWNSDLPIHPDQRNLAFVGDITDRGPHSLRMIEIVWELVIHKKVAYYAPGNHCNKLYRFFLGRNVSIAHGLETTVAEYEALPSHKQNIIKEKFITLYEQSPLYHVLDEKRLIVCHAGIRQDYIGRQDKKVQTFVLYGDITGEKHADGSPVRRDWAKEYKGQSWIVYGHTPVKEPRFVNHTVNIDTGAVFGGKLTGLRYPEMETVSVPSSLPFVPEKFRPIS
- a CDS encoding class I SAM-dependent methyltransferase → MSELDKEMTLLPPPELVQYVGGDFEKVGKEFMKHFVKIGVLKSNEIVLDVGCGVGRMAVPLMNYLTDDGAYYGFDLFKDGITWCQNNISTIRNNFHFKHVDIYNQFYNPEGKEDASQYRFPYEDGTFDFIFLTSVFTHLLPKELEHYVSEIVRVLKKGGRCFITFFLINPESSYYLNAGLSTLGFYHQIENCYVVNKDIPNFAVAYPETDICTLLNKYGLEVIHKPHYGLWCGRQEHTSYQDIVLAKKRF
- a CDS encoding glycosyltransferase family 2 protein; translated protein: MTSEKNLPLVSILIPTYNRPHYFTIALESALAQNYPNIEIIVGDDSTNDDTEKLMHEKYLPNYSHITYIRNSTTLGQFHNDLMLLEHSSGEYINFLMDDDIFHSNKIKKMMFYFQQDLDQKLALITSYRNWIDENGDLIENHPAINRLYNENTLLSGVDFGNRMLLSGQNIIGEPTTVLFRKQLLTEPFGTLNERSYSCSVDMASWISLLSKGDAVYITEPLSSFRFHAGQQVHHKLLEGSEDFSQLVLTSKKYGFLQDFNDYRASLLKAYEWCRGAFEFYKQYPNLIPDAHIRLSRCLNIVIKELNAK